In Dreissena polymorpha isolate Duluth1 chromosome 11, UMN_Dpol_1.0, whole genome shotgun sequence, the genomic window ggtttcttccgtacacctttttttctatctataatgaataggcaataaatagtgctcgatttatttctatttaaacaggggcgtagataatggggggggggggggcagggggcgACCGCCCCCCaaatatttcggctagtcatcgttatataaataaacgtaaaatccccaaaaaatcgccccccccccccaaaaaaaaaaaccccagtatttttgtaatcacgcgccgtaagtgcagaagccatgtgtcccctctccgtctgctctgaggttgccaatagtgatgtgtcattatcccttgttaggtgtcataaactaggggcctgggtaaatgtcattgcgttaattgttttagtgttcttttccgtgattgcactgtcggtgttttgattagagacaggcgattcttttaattttaattgatcgctttaattcactgccacttaaaacaattttgagtaaatatacgcgtgaaaaacagtaattagtttgaaaatatgtttgttctcttagtacatcagttattattttattagacatcattgaaacaatatcatatatgtaattgtttaatgttcaaaatgagtattcctaatcagcctcgaaattttgcgtttcctaagcgtacattcgggaagaaaaagccagaacagcgttcatcccaatcttgttggtttgattccttcacatggctccactacgatgaggtatgtgtataagtattaaattttaatttgcgatcgttcttatcttttatgaacctaacaatgatctaaatacaaacgaaatttagaaaaaaagacacaacatacaaaaaatactcgttttgtaaaaaaaattgttgcttaataatgtttcttattattatcattaatatttaacacaaaatttattacaatgttattcttttcagagccgggaccttgcgttctGCCATCTCTGCATGGCGGCCAAGAAGTTGGGCAAGATCGGCAACACGAAGGTCGACGGCAGCTTCATCAGTGACGGCTTCTTCAACTGGAAAGCGGGTACCGAGAAGTTCCGGAAGCACGACGAAAGCGAGTGCCACAAGGAGGCGGTCGAGCGACTGGTGACGCTTCCCGCCACGACGCGTGACGTGGGAGAGATGCTGTCAGCGGGGCACGCTAAGGAGAAGGCCGACAAACGGAAGCAGCTGCTGCAAATCCTACGCAGCATACGGTTCCTCGCATGCTCGAAATGTGGATACATTATttactaatcatgtcatattgtattggttgttgtgtattttcatgtggaCGAATGtcaaacgaacctctttatgttcccagtacagaaactggaccgcccccccccccaatgttgggaggttatctacgcccctgatttataatgaattggcaataaataatgctctatttttatctataatgaattggcaataaaaaatgcttgtctttttatatatagtgaattggcaataaatcgtactaaacatttttctgttacaaTGGATTGGCAATAAAGAGTACTCAATGTATTTTCTTTCTCAAATAAAGTGTACAGAAATCGGGACTAAATAATGAGTTGACAACATATAGGGTTAGGGCTTTCACTGAAGAAACCAATTTATTGCTTATTCGTTAAATGAATTGGTAAAAAATGCTTATGAATTATATTTCTCTGATTTATTACCAATTCATTGACAATTTTGGTACAATTTacttaagattttttttgtttgggaTAGTGTTTATTTCTCTCAAGTTACAATTctcaacaaaaacacaacaactcaGCTTTGTTCAAATAATCAAGTATGATATAAACATTACTGTGTccgattattttaacaattacgtTCCCAATTATATGAAAAATCCGAATTTATATAACGCGACCCTATAAACTTATttccatttttagtaaaatatatttgttattaattattatttaattgacaaatattaaaggccactaataaaaaaaacagttatcaaaggcaaattaacatattaaaaataacagtGACCAAATAACAACATGAACTCACCACAGAAAGATTAAACAACGATATTTATTCGCTAGTTTATCAAGAACAGAACACAACAGAATAtttttttgacttaagcataacaagcttatcgttaATCGTTCTGTTCAGTTTATCAAGAACACTGTTTGTGTGGTATTCATGAATTAATTAAAGCGCATGAAATTGTAACGTAGCGGTTTAGCACAAATTGTTAAGATACTGTTTCTTCGAAATCACATCCTTGTATACCAAGAGTCTATGCCAtagatatgttctgttctgttcattatATAGTACTATAACGACTGTACAATCAATTATCGCGTGACATTAACCAAGCTCGTCTAAACGATTTAAACTTCAAAAGACTCGAAGCGACTTCGATCCAAACAAACAAGACTTTAATTTATTATAGCTCAATAAACCCTCCACTGCCATAACTAACTTATACTCAACAGCCACACATCTACACTCACtcgctcactcactcactcactcactcactcactcactcactcactcactcactcactcactcactcactcactcactcactcactcactcactcactcactcactcactcactcactcactcactcactcactcactcactcactcactcactcactcactcactcactcactcactcactcactcactcactcactcactcactcactcactcactcactcactcactcactcactcactcacccactcactcactcactcactcactcactcactcactcacccacccactcactcactcactcactcactcactcgtatTCATATCACCTACCTTAATCCCACTCTTACCACTCTTATTTACACAATGatactcactcattcactcacagAATACATGCACTATGTTTTACCataaatgtgttcattgtattatattggatttttattgtctcttataattcaaatttgaatgacCATTTACAGTTGttgtaatatatgtgtttttatatcttgtatatactatgttgtaaatgtaaatagatgagactgaaataaaataaaataacaaaatgtagtGTACAAATTGTAACCGGGACTACGGAAGCGCTTCGAGCCATCAGAAAATATGACCCTTGCGAATCCGAGAAAAACGACCAAAAAAattgtatgtattacaataaaagcaaatgGTACTTCGAGGAGACTTTGAGTCAATCGGAAATTCGAGCGAATTGATTACAAGCCAACGAGATTCGACTTtaattctttaattttgtttattcgcATCGAGTATTGTATCTGTTTATCAAACATTAAAGTTCAGATTGTTATCTATATATCTTGTATGACGGATAATTTGGGAAGACATACAGTTTTATGAGGGCCATAAATAATCAAAGTTCGCAAGCTACTAGTATTACAATCCTGGGTCCGAGTTCCTTAAGAACTCCACATGCCTCCTATCCACAAAAAGTGGCGCACGCACAAAGTGAGCTGATAACATCGATGATGTCTCGTGATCTTGGCAACggagtgttatttattttttttgacacaATCTCTTAATGTTTTGTGTCTCcaacttaatttttttatagaatgtgaCCACCTGAAATATGTTCACATCTTttcttaaataacttatctaaatAATCTAACtaaataatctttaacatttttcatttcatAGATCACAGtttgaatacttttttaaaatattaaaacttatataccttgattgttttatatgatattatttacaACCGATATTGAATATTATGTAAGTGGCTGAAATGTGTGCCTGATGCATATAATAAGACTTGGACAGTGTACTGTTCTTAACCTGAACAGATAATATCTGCAATCAACATATAACTGCAGATATTGagtaatgcaaacaaaaaaataaaaatgtacatgcaaaCTTGTTCACGCTTCGTTTAATTGTCGATTGTTTCCTATTTAAGTGTGGGAATATTTTATATCTCAATTAAGTTAATTAACCTGTAAGTAATTTTTGACCGTGATACAGGTACGTCCACTTGTAAAACCAACGGTTTTTATCTGTGGTTTGACAACTTCacattttttctgttaaaatggaatttatttgaCGTGCGCCTTCCAATGAAggtgcattatatatataatagaaaatTTGGAAGATTTCCACTGAATATCGAGAGTTATATTAGAATGATTAAAAACGTTTTGACACTTTACTCGGTTTAAcatgaaaatagtattttaaacacCATTTAAATGATCAGTTTAATAACATTACTGTTAACCATTCTCGTACAAACTGGGCCTCACTGGTAATATCCTCACTCGGTTAAGATAGAAACATTCATCCCGAAGctagcccaagtctcactattgccggtagagccccggtccatcccggtttgctaacgccggtcgaccggcgagaagcGGGATgatttgtagattttttttaacgccatcacactatttcccggtgccgcccagGTTGAAGCaggtcaacaacccggcagagtcccggtcaaccccggactagctacaGTTTATCCCGgtaagccccggcagagccccagtTGTCGTCGGTAATGCCCGgatggagccccggtgaaagccggcagcgttcaTGCAGAGCTCCGGTATACTGTAACTCCACCgacactcaccggggctataccggcatcagaccctgGAAGaactacggcaacgccccggtttaaccacggtcgtcgccggtaatgcccaggcggagccccggtgaatgccggtggcgtcctgGCATGgcgccggtttaccgatgtaccgtagctataccgggactctgtcggcattcaccggggctccaccggggcaaaaccggcgacaaccggggcgttgcagTAGCTCTGcgggggtctgtatgggccccggtggagctacgttgccgtcccggttgttcccggtgccgtcccggttttttcaaatactttaatactttaccgatgAAGCCCCGTTTGTTCCCTG contains:
- the LOC127849629 gene encoding zinc finger MYM-type protein 1-like; the encoded protein is MAAKKLGKIGNTKVDGSFISDGFFNWKAGTEKFRKHDESECHKEAVERLVTLPATTRDVGEMLSAGHAKEKADKRKQLLQILRSIRFLACSKCGYIIY